One Natronolimnobius sp. AArcel1 DNA window includes the following coding sequences:
- a CDS encoding DUF4157 domain-containing protein, producing the protein MISKEGVDLQLNRDPEIELPIDLVNCPVKVVIPRASRCPFSSRGYGPEEQQHIQRALEGTDTRPTDIPDIVLDVLGSRSGQPLEQPIQRALEERMDADFSNVRIHTGAKAAEAADAIDAKAFTCGNDIVFNSGEYDPESGEGQFLLAHELAHVKQQTGAPISMMPQEGTDVEIDPDPQLEREADETAKQALSGDEPVVVNRMGTDVHIQRTALGKLNPFSNSSENEAGDLVVDEVKAEPEALAEEVRQIKTNQAKLFNAVSSERSTVDRVGEAAGAGVVGGAAGLAVGAVTANPVLGALAGGAVSDVGKTLYGKLWGNGRDAIANADIPDVSLEQLGGVKASIEKVVDEKLRQRFGGNNTGSKAEETDF; encoded by the coding sequence ATGATATCTAAGGAAGGCGTAGATCTGCAACTCAATCGCGATCCCGAAATAGAGTTGCCGATCGATCTGGTGAATTGTCCGGTCAAAGTTGTGATTCCGCGGGCAAGTCGCTGCCCGTTCTCGAGTCGCGGCTACGGCCCCGAGGAACAACAGCACATCCAGCGCGCCCTTGAGGGCACCGACACCAGGCCCACGGACATCCCCGACATCGTCCTGGACGTACTCGGCAGTCGAAGCGGACAACCCCTCGAACAGCCGATTCAACGCGCGCTCGAGGAGCGCATGGACGCGGACTTCAGTAATGTTCGAATCCACACGGGCGCGAAAGCCGCCGAAGCGGCGGATGCAATCGACGCGAAGGCGTTCACCTGTGGCAACGATATCGTGTTCAATTCCGGCGAGTACGACCCGGAATCTGGCGAGGGGCAGTTTTTGTTGGCTCACGAACTCGCACACGTCAAACAACAGACTGGGGCACCGATCAGCATGATGCCTCAGGAAGGCACGGATGTGGAAATTGATCCGGATCCACAACTCGAGCGGGAAGCCGATGAGACGGCGAAGCAAGCGCTGTCTGGTGACGAGCCAGTGGTCGTCAACCGAATGGGTACTGACGTTCACATTCAGCGAACAGCACTAGGGAAATTGAATCCGTTCAGTAATTCATCGGAGAACGAAGCGGGCGATCTGGTCGTTGACGAGGTAAAAGCCGAGCCCGAAGCGTTGGCTGAGGAAGTGCGACAGATCAAGACCAATCAGGCCAAACTGTTCAACGCAGTCAGTTCCGAACGAAGTACGGTCGATAGAGTTGGTGAAGCCGCGGGAGCCGGAGTTGTCGGTGGCGCGGCCGGTCTAGCCGTCGGAGCCGTCACTGCGAATCCAGTTCTGGGGGCGCTCGCTGGCGGTGCGGTCTCCGATGTCGGCAAAACCCTGTACGGCAAACTCTGGGGCAACGGACGAGATGCGATTGCCAACGCAGATATTCCTGACGTCTCCCTCGAGCAACTTGGTGGTGTCAAAGCATCGATTGAGAAAGTGGTCGACGAGAAGCTTCGTCAGCGCTTTGGTGGGAACAATACTGGATCGAAAGCTGAGGAGACGGACTTCTAA